One genomic window of Monodelphis domestica isolate mMonDom1 chromosome 1, mMonDom1.pri, whole genome shotgun sequence includes the following:
- the BNIP2 gene encoding BCL2/adenovirus E1B 19 kDa protein-interacting protein 2 isoform X4, protein MLSLPLRLQSTSRSAFLPLQQRLGDLAGVSAADQGGLVDPRAGLSSGQVCPTSPAWRGEEDEGAEASSRVSGSLDYQESVVDIEAKLRMEGVELKEEWQDEDFPIPLPEDDSIEADILTVAGPDHQPDPLEVNGNKVRKKLMAPDISLTLDRSDGSILSDDLDESGEIDLDGLDTPSENSNEFEWEDDLPKPKTTEVIRKGSITEYTAAEEKEDGRRWRMFRIGEQDHRVDMKAIEPYKKVISHGGYYGDGLNAIVVFAVCFMPESGQPNYRYLMDNLFKYVIGTLELLVAENYMIVYLNGATTRRKMPSLGWLRKCYQQIDRRLRKNLKSLIIVHPSWFIRTLLAITRPFISSKFSQKIKYVFNLAELAELVPMEYVGIPECIKQVDQELNGKQEEQKSEQ, encoded by the exons ATGTTGTCACTTCCTCTGAGGCTCCAATCTACTTCCAGGTCAGCGTTTTTGCCGCTGCAGCAGCGGCTGGGGGACCTGGCTGGGGTCTCCGCCGCCGACCAAGGGGGTCTGGTGGACCCCCGAGCAGGGCTTAGCTCCGGGCAGGTCTGCCCGACTTCGCCGGCCTGGAGGGGCGAAGAGGACGAGGGGGCGGAGGCTTCCTCCCGG GTCAGTGGTTCTCTGGATTACCAGGAATCTGTAGTTGACATTGAGGCCAAGCTAAGGATGGAAGGTGTGGAACTTAAGGAAGAATGGCAAGATGAAGACTTTCCAAT ACCCTTACCAGAAGATGACAGCATTGAAGCAGATATATTAACTGTAGCAGGACCAGATCACCAGCCAG ACCCACTAGAAGTAAATggaaataaagtaagaaaaaaattaatggctCCAGATATTAGCTTAACACTGGATCGGAGTGATGGTTCCATATTATCAGATGATTTGGATGAAAGTGGAGAGATTGATTTGGATGGGTTAGATACACCATCTGAAAACAGTAATGAATTTGAATGGGAAG ATGATCTTCCAAAACCCAAAACTACTGAAGTAATTAGGAAAGGATCAATTACTGAATATACGGCAgcagaggaaaaggaagatggaCGACGCTGGCGTATGTTCAGAATTGGAGAACAGGATCACAGGGTTGACATGAAGGCAATTGAACCCTATAAAAAAGTTATCAGTCATGGTG gttATTATGGAGATGGATTAAATGCAATTGTAGTATTTGCTGTCTGCTTTATGCCTGAAAGTGGTCAACCTAATTATCGCTATTTAATGGACAATCTGTTTAA ATATGTTATTGGCACTTTGGAGCTATTAGTAGCAGAGAACTACATGATAGTTTATTTAAATGGTGCTACAACACGGAGAAAAATGCCAAGTCTGGGATGGCTCAGGAAATGTTATCAGCAGATTGATAGAAG gTTACGGAAAAACCTAAAGTCTTTGATAATAGTTCACCCTTCTTGGTTTATCCGAACACTTCTAGCAATCACGAGGCCTTTTATTAG cTCAAAATTCAGCCAAAAAATTAAATACGTCTTTAACCTGGCAGAACTAGCAGAACTTGTCCCCATGGAATATGTTGGCATACCAGAATGCATAAAACA AGTTGATCAGGAATTGAATGGGAAACAAGAAGAACAGAAGAGTGAACAGTAA
- the BNIP2 gene encoding BCL2/adenovirus E1B 19 kDa protein-interacting protein 2 isoform X1 has protein sequence MLSLPLRLQSTSRSAFLPLQQRLGDLAGVSAADQGGLVDPRAGLSSGQVCPTSPAWRGEEDEGAEASSRVSGSLDYQESVVDIEAKLRMEGVELKEEWQDEDFPIPLPEDDSIEADILTVAGPDHQPDPLEVNGNKVRKKLMAPDISLTLDRSDGSILSDDLDESGEIDLDGLDTPSENSNEFEWEDDLPKPKTTEVIRKGSITEYTAAEEKEDGRRWRMFRIGEQDHRVDMKAIEPYKKVISHGGYYGDGLNAIVVFAVCFMPESGQPNYRYLMDNLFKYVIGTLELLVAENYMIVYLNGATTRRKMPSLGWLRKCYQQIDRRLRKNLKSLIIVHPSWFIRTLLAITRPFISSKFSQKIKYVFNLAELAELVPMEYVGIPECIKQYEEEKLKKKQKSRVDQELNGKQEEQKSEQ, from the exons ATGTTGTCACTTCCTCTGAGGCTCCAATCTACTTCCAGGTCAGCGTTTTTGCCGCTGCAGCAGCGGCTGGGGGACCTGGCTGGGGTCTCCGCCGCCGACCAAGGGGGTCTGGTGGACCCCCGAGCAGGGCTTAGCTCCGGGCAGGTCTGCCCGACTTCGCCGGCCTGGAGGGGCGAAGAGGACGAGGGGGCGGAGGCTTCCTCCCGG GTCAGTGGTTCTCTGGATTACCAGGAATCTGTAGTTGACATTGAGGCCAAGCTAAGGATGGAAGGTGTGGAACTTAAGGAAGAATGGCAAGATGAAGACTTTCCAAT ACCCTTACCAGAAGATGACAGCATTGAAGCAGATATATTAACTGTAGCAGGACCAGATCACCAGCCAG ACCCACTAGAAGTAAATggaaataaagtaagaaaaaaattaatggctCCAGATATTAGCTTAACACTGGATCGGAGTGATGGTTCCATATTATCAGATGATTTGGATGAAAGTGGAGAGATTGATTTGGATGGGTTAGATACACCATCTGAAAACAGTAATGAATTTGAATGGGAAG ATGATCTTCCAAAACCCAAAACTACTGAAGTAATTAGGAAAGGATCAATTACTGAATATACGGCAgcagaggaaaaggaagatggaCGACGCTGGCGTATGTTCAGAATTGGAGAACAGGATCACAGGGTTGACATGAAGGCAATTGAACCCTATAAAAAAGTTATCAGTCATGGTG gttATTATGGAGATGGATTAAATGCAATTGTAGTATTTGCTGTCTGCTTTATGCCTGAAAGTGGTCAACCTAATTATCGCTATTTAATGGACAATCTGTTTAA ATATGTTATTGGCACTTTGGAGCTATTAGTAGCAGAGAACTACATGATAGTTTATTTAAATGGTGCTACAACACGGAGAAAAATGCCAAGTCTGGGATGGCTCAGGAAATGTTATCAGCAGATTGATAGAAG gTTACGGAAAAACCTAAAGTCTTTGATAATAGTTCACCCTTCTTGGTTTATCCGAACACTTCTAGCAATCACGAGGCCTTTTATTAG cTCAAAATTCAGCCAAAAAATTAAATACGTCTTTAACCTGGCAGAACTAGCAGAACTTGTCCCCATGGAATATGTTGGCATACCAGAATGCATAAAACA GTATgaagaagaaaagttaaaaaagaaacaaaaaag cAGAGTTGATCAGGAATTGAATGGGAAACAAGAAGAACAGAAGAGTGAACAGTAA
- the BNIP2 gene encoding BCL2/adenovirus E1B 19 kDa protein-interacting protein 2 isoform X3 — MLSLPLRLQSTSRSAFLPLQQRLGDLAGVSAADQGGLVDPRAGLSSGQVCPTSPAWRGEEDEGAEASSRVSGSLDYQESVVDIEAKLRMEGVELKEEWQDEDFPIPLPEDDSIEADILTVAGPDHQPDPLEVNGNKVRKKLMAPDISLTLDRSDGSILSDDLDESGEIDLDGLDTPSENSNEFEWEDDLPKPKTTEVIRKGSITEYTAAEEKEDGRRWRMFRIGEQDHRVDMKAIEPYKKVISHGGYYGDGLNAIVVFAVCFMPESGQPNYRYLMDNLFKYVIGTLELLVAENYMIVYLNGATTRRKMPSLGWLRKCYQQIDRRLRKNLKSLIIVHPSWFIRTLLAITRPFISSKFSQKIKYVFNLAELAELVPMEYVGIPECIKHRVDQELNGKQEEQKSEQ; from the exons ATGTTGTCACTTCCTCTGAGGCTCCAATCTACTTCCAGGTCAGCGTTTTTGCCGCTGCAGCAGCGGCTGGGGGACCTGGCTGGGGTCTCCGCCGCCGACCAAGGGGGTCTGGTGGACCCCCGAGCAGGGCTTAGCTCCGGGCAGGTCTGCCCGACTTCGCCGGCCTGGAGGGGCGAAGAGGACGAGGGGGCGGAGGCTTCCTCCCGG GTCAGTGGTTCTCTGGATTACCAGGAATCTGTAGTTGACATTGAGGCCAAGCTAAGGATGGAAGGTGTGGAACTTAAGGAAGAATGGCAAGATGAAGACTTTCCAAT ACCCTTACCAGAAGATGACAGCATTGAAGCAGATATATTAACTGTAGCAGGACCAGATCACCAGCCAG ACCCACTAGAAGTAAATggaaataaagtaagaaaaaaattaatggctCCAGATATTAGCTTAACACTGGATCGGAGTGATGGTTCCATATTATCAGATGATTTGGATGAAAGTGGAGAGATTGATTTGGATGGGTTAGATACACCATCTGAAAACAGTAATGAATTTGAATGGGAAG ATGATCTTCCAAAACCCAAAACTACTGAAGTAATTAGGAAAGGATCAATTACTGAATATACGGCAgcagaggaaaaggaagatggaCGACGCTGGCGTATGTTCAGAATTGGAGAACAGGATCACAGGGTTGACATGAAGGCAATTGAACCCTATAAAAAAGTTATCAGTCATGGTG gttATTATGGAGATGGATTAAATGCAATTGTAGTATTTGCTGTCTGCTTTATGCCTGAAAGTGGTCAACCTAATTATCGCTATTTAATGGACAATCTGTTTAA ATATGTTATTGGCACTTTGGAGCTATTAGTAGCAGAGAACTACATGATAGTTTATTTAAATGGTGCTACAACACGGAGAAAAATGCCAAGTCTGGGATGGCTCAGGAAATGTTATCAGCAGATTGATAGAAG gTTACGGAAAAACCTAAAGTCTTTGATAATAGTTCACCCTTCTTGGTTTATCCGAACACTTCTAGCAATCACGAGGCCTTTTATTAG cTCAAAATTCAGCCAAAAAATTAAATACGTCTTTAACCTGGCAGAACTAGCAGAACTTGTCCCCATGGAATATGTTGGCATACCAGAATGCATAAAACA cAGAGTTGATCAGGAATTGAATGGGAAACAAGAAGAACAGAAGAGTGAACAGTAA
- the BNIP2 gene encoding BCL2/adenovirus E1B 19 kDa protein-interacting protein 2 isoform X2: MLSLPLRLQSTSRSAFLPLQQRLGDLAGVSAADQGGLVDPRAGLSSGQVCPTSPAWRGEEDEGAEASSRVSGSLDYQESVVDIEAKLRMEGVELKEEWQDEDFPIPLPEDDSIEADILTVAGPDHQPDPLEVNGNKVRKKLMAPDISLTLDRSDGSILSDDLDESGEIDLDGLDTPSENSNEFEWEDDLPKPKTTEVIRKGSITEYTAAEEKEDGRRWRMFRIGEQDHRVDMKAIEPYKKVISHGGYYGDGLNAIVVFAVCFMPESGQPNYRYLMDNLFKYVIGTLELLVAENYMIVYLNGATTRRKMPSLGWLRKCYQQIDRRLRKNLKSLIIVHPSWFIRTLLAITRPFISSKFSQKIKYVFNLAELAELVPMEYVGIPECIKQYEEEKLKKKQKRVDQELNGKQEEQKSEQ; the protein is encoded by the exons ATGTTGTCACTTCCTCTGAGGCTCCAATCTACTTCCAGGTCAGCGTTTTTGCCGCTGCAGCAGCGGCTGGGGGACCTGGCTGGGGTCTCCGCCGCCGACCAAGGGGGTCTGGTGGACCCCCGAGCAGGGCTTAGCTCCGGGCAGGTCTGCCCGACTTCGCCGGCCTGGAGGGGCGAAGAGGACGAGGGGGCGGAGGCTTCCTCCCGG GTCAGTGGTTCTCTGGATTACCAGGAATCTGTAGTTGACATTGAGGCCAAGCTAAGGATGGAAGGTGTGGAACTTAAGGAAGAATGGCAAGATGAAGACTTTCCAAT ACCCTTACCAGAAGATGACAGCATTGAAGCAGATATATTAACTGTAGCAGGACCAGATCACCAGCCAG ACCCACTAGAAGTAAATggaaataaagtaagaaaaaaattaatggctCCAGATATTAGCTTAACACTGGATCGGAGTGATGGTTCCATATTATCAGATGATTTGGATGAAAGTGGAGAGATTGATTTGGATGGGTTAGATACACCATCTGAAAACAGTAATGAATTTGAATGGGAAG ATGATCTTCCAAAACCCAAAACTACTGAAGTAATTAGGAAAGGATCAATTACTGAATATACGGCAgcagaggaaaaggaagatggaCGACGCTGGCGTATGTTCAGAATTGGAGAACAGGATCACAGGGTTGACATGAAGGCAATTGAACCCTATAAAAAAGTTATCAGTCATGGTG gttATTATGGAGATGGATTAAATGCAATTGTAGTATTTGCTGTCTGCTTTATGCCTGAAAGTGGTCAACCTAATTATCGCTATTTAATGGACAATCTGTTTAA ATATGTTATTGGCACTTTGGAGCTATTAGTAGCAGAGAACTACATGATAGTTTATTTAAATGGTGCTACAACACGGAGAAAAATGCCAAGTCTGGGATGGCTCAGGAAATGTTATCAGCAGATTGATAGAAG gTTACGGAAAAACCTAAAGTCTTTGATAATAGTTCACCCTTCTTGGTTTATCCGAACACTTCTAGCAATCACGAGGCCTTTTATTAG cTCAAAATTCAGCCAAAAAATTAAATACGTCTTTAACCTGGCAGAACTAGCAGAACTTGTCCCCATGGAATATGTTGGCATACCAGAATGCATAAAACA GTATgaagaagaaaagttaaaaaagaaacaaaaaag AGTTGATCAGGAATTGAATGGGAAACAAGAAGAACAGAAGAGTGAACAGTAA